A portion of the Betta splendens chromosome 2, fBetSpl5.4, whole genome shotgun sequence genome contains these proteins:
- the LOC114851176 gene encoding neuronal acetylcholine receptor subunit alpha-2-like isoform X2 produces the protein MARKRDLTALYCFWLLINSVWAEDWSHVHTEDELFRNLFGSYSKWTRPARNVTDVVIVKFGLSMAQLIDVDEKNQMMTTNVWLKQEWTDYKLQWNPSDFDNVMSIRVPSELIWVPDIVLYNNADGDFAITHMTKAQLFHTGRVRWVPPAIYKSSCSIDVTFFPFDQQSCKMKFGSWTYDRAKIDLEPLENTVDLKDYWESGEWAIVNAVGTYNTKKYDCCHEIYPDITYYFVIRRLPLFYTINLIIPCLLISCLTVLVFYLPSDCEIIPSTSLVIPLIGEYLLFIMIFVTLSIVITVFVLNVHHRSSATHALPQWVQRLFLTTVPRWLCMKRPHHGFRPVRQHNVTPNISPITPTLITQESEVDLHGRRDDSGCHNNRCTDSLDTRAETHYCDLHRYSNTGNLAKIGVKISSLSPASLQSLGYLLHQRCSTLLNWHTIPLESPSAYTLSPAVASALEGVMYIAEHLRTEDADFSVKEDWKYVAMVIDRIFLWMFIIVCLLGTVGLFLPPWLSGMI, from the exons atGGCGAGAAAACGAGATTTAACGGCGCTTTACTGCTTCTGGCTTCTCATCAACTCCG TGTGGGCAGAAGACTGGAGCCATGTCCACACTGAGGATGAGCTCTTCAGGAACCTGTTCGGAAGCTACAGCAAGTGGACCCGTCCTGCACGCAATGTCACAGACGTGGTCATCGTCAAATTTGGCCTCTCAATGGCACAGTTGATAGACGTG GATGAGAAGAATCAGATGATGACAACAAATGTGTGGCTGAAACAG gagTGGACAGACTATAAGTTGCAGTGGAACCCCTCTGACTTCGACAACGTGATGTCGATCAGAGTTCCGTCTGAGCTCATCTGGGTACCTGACATTGTGCTGTACAACaa TGCAGATGGAGACTTTGCCATCACCCACATGACCAAGGCCCAGTTGTTCCACACAGGCCGCGTCCGATGGGTGCCTCCAGCCATCTATaagtcctcctgctccatcgACGTCACCTTCTTCCCCTTCGACCAGCAAAGCTGCAAGATGAAGTTTGGCTCCTGGACGTATGATCGCGCCAAGATCGACTTGGAGCCCTTGGAGAACACAGTGGACCTGAAG GATTACTGGGAGAGTGGAGAATGGGCAATTGTCAATGCAGTGGGCACCTACAACACCAAGAAGTATGACTGCTGCCACGAGATTTACCCTGACATCACTTACTATTTTGTCATCCGCCGCCTCCCCTTGTTCTACACCATCAACCTCATCATTCCCTGCCTCCTCATCTCCTGCCTCACTGTGCTGGTTTTCTACCTGCCGTCAGACTGTG AGATCATCCCCTCCACGTCACTGGTCATCCCACTGATTGGAGAGTACCTGCTGTTCATCATGATTTTCGTCACGCTGTCCATCGTCATCACAGTGTTTGTGCTGAACGTGCACCATCGCTCTTCAGCCACTCACGCCCTGCCCCAGTGGGTTCAGAGGCTATTCCTGACTACGGTGCCACGGTGGCTGTGCATGAAGCGCCCACATCACGGCTTCAGGCCTGTCAG GCAACACAACGTGACTCCCAACATCTCCCCCATTACACCCACCTTGATCACCCAAGAGTCTGAAGTTGATCTCCATGGACGCAGGGATGACAGTGGTTGCCACAACAACCGCTGTACTGACTCCTTGGACACCAGAGCTGAAACTCACTACTGTGACCTTCATCGTTACTCAAACACAGGTAACTTGGCCAAAATTGGGGTGAAGATTTCTTCTCTATCTCCTGCTTCCCTTCAGTCCCTTGGTTACCTTCTTCACCAAAGATGCTCAACACTCTTGAACTGGCACACCATTCCTTTGGAGAGCCCATCAGCTTACACTCTATCACCTGCGGTGGCATCAGCCCTGGAGGGTGTCATGTACATTGCAGAACATCTGAGAACAGAGGATGCAGATTTCTCT GTTAAGGAGGACTGGAAGTACGTAGCCATGGTTATAGACCGAATTTTCCTGTGGATGTTCATTATCGTGTGTCTGCTGGGGACAGTTGGGCTCTTCCTGCCTCCTTGGCTCTCTGGGATGATCTAG
- the LOC114851176 gene encoding neuronal acetylcholine receptor subunit alpha-2-like isoform X1 codes for MARKRDLTALYCFWLLINSVWAEDWSHVHTEDELFRNLFGSYSKWTRPARNVTDVVIVKFGLSMAQLIDVDEKNQMMTTNVWLKQEWTDYKLQWNPSDFDNVMSIRVPSELIWVPDIVLYNNADGDFAITHMTKAQLFHTGRVRWVPPAIYKSSCSIDVTFFPFDQQSCKMKFGSWTYDRAKIDLEPLENTVDLKDYWESGEWAIVNAVGTYNTKKYDCCHEIYPDITYYFVIRRLPLFYTINLIIPCLLISCLTVLVFYLPSDCGEKITLCISVLLSLTVFLLLITEIIPSTSLVIPLIGEYLLFIMIFVTLSIVITVFVLNVHHRSSATHALPQWVQRLFLTTVPRWLCMKRPHHGFRPVRQHNVTPNISPITPTLITQESEVDLHGRRDDSGCHNNRCTDSLDTRAETHYCDLHRYSNTGNLAKIGVKISSLSPASLQSLGYLLHQRCSTLLNWHTIPLESPSAYTLSPAVASALEGVMYIAEHLRTEDADFSVKEDWKYVAMVIDRIFLWMFIIVCLLGTVGLFLPPWLSGMI; via the exons atGGCGAGAAAACGAGATTTAACGGCGCTTTACTGCTTCTGGCTTCTCATCAACTCCG TGTGGGCAGAAGACTGGAGCCATGTCCACACTGAGGATGAGCTCTTCAGGAACCTGTTCGGAAGCTACAGCAAGTGGACCCGTCCTGCACGCAATGTCACAGACGTGGTCATCGTCAAATTTGGCCTCTCAATGGCACAGTTGATAGACGTG GATGAGAAGAATCAGATGATGACAACAAATGTGTGGCTGAAACAG gagTGGACAGACTATAAGTTGCAGTGGAACCCCTCTGACTTCGACAACGTGATGTCGATCAGAGTTCCGTCTGAGCTCATCTGGGTACCTGACATTGTGCTGTACAACaa TGCAGATGGAGACTTTGCCATCACCCACATGACCAAGGCCCAGTTGTTCCACACAGGCCGCGTCCGATGGGTGCCTCCAGCCATCTATaagtcctcctgctccatcgACGTCACCTTCTTCCCCTTCGACCAGCAAAGCTGCAAGATGAAGTTTGGCTCCTGGACGTATGATCGCGCCAAGATCGACTTGGAGCCCTTGGAGAACACAGTGGACCTGAAG GATTACTGGGAGAGTGGAGAATGGGCAATTGTCAATGCAGTGGGCACCTACAACACCAAGAAGTATGACTGCTGCCACGAGATTTACCCTGACATCACTTACTATTTTGTCATCCGCCGCCTCCCCTTGTTCTACACCATCAACCTCATCATTCCCTGCCTCCTCATCTCCTGCCTCACTGTGCTGGTTTTCTACCTGCCGTCAGACTGTGGTGAGAAAATCACTCTGTGCATCTCCGTGCTGCTGTCGCTCACGgtcttcctgctgctcatcacagAGATCATCCCCTCCACGTCACTGGTCATCCCACTGATTGGAGAGTACCTGCTGTTCATCATGATTTTCGTCACGCTGTCCATCGTCATCACAGTGTTTGTGCTGAACGTGCACCATCGCTCTTCAGCCACTCACGCCCTGCCCCAGTGGGTTCAGAGGCTATTCCTGACTACGGTGCCACGGTGGCTGTGCATGAAGCGCCCACATCACGGCTTCAGGCCTGTCAG GCAACACAACGTGACTCCCAACATCTCCCCCATTACACCCACCTTGATCACCCAAGAGTCTGAAGTTGATCTCCATGGACGCAGGGATGACAGTGGTTGCCACAACAACCGCTGTACTGACTCCTTGGACACCAGAGCTGAAACTCACTACTGTGACCTTCATCGTTACTCAAACACAGGTAACTTGGCCAAAATTGGGGTGAAGATTTCTTCTCTATCTCCTGCTTCCCTTCAGTCCCTTGGTTACCTTCTTCACCAAAGATGCTCAACACTCTTGAACTGGCACACCATTCCTTTGGAGAGCCCATCAGCTTACACTCTATCACCTGCGGTGGCATCAGCCCTGGAGGGTGTCATGTACATTGCAGAACATCTGAGAACAGAGGATGCAGATTTCTCT GTTAAGGAGGACTGGAAGTACGTAGCCATGGTTATAGACCGAATTTTCCTGTGGATGTTCATTATCGTGTGTCTGCTGGGGACAGTTGGGCTCTTCCTGCCTCCTTGGCTCTCTGGGATGATCTAG